The following are encoded in a window of Diorhabda sublineata isolate icDioSubl1.1 chromosome 3, icDioSubl1.1, whole genome shotgun sequence genomic DNA:
- the LOC130442069 gene encoding THO complex subunit 2 isoform X2, with the protein MAGVLNTEIWKNWEKSGKQEFIKFCIPLLKDESKSPLFNKHGKTTNIISYINELIDKGIQGIIKTDQVSATLRELVALHPDIPSIILDVLNLADAVTSQIDHEESRERSNFCTIVKDCEKFLSDKLLKERLEIDTLQEVGVLKNGTFYSKFIKVKTKLYYKQRKFNLFREECEGFSKLVTELNSEFTENTNSKDLIGIVQSLIGCFNLDPNRVLDIILESFENKPKDSKIFIPLINSYMNDSRIISEVLSTKFGFLRNNEQEIPQSLYILTAQLLQHKIIQLDDIYYWLLPEDKTMIADSEKSLKDAKEYVRKLQIISLNNKEKEDAPEENDNDSDSYEGNQKLGLCEALLLIGDWENAQTLIKRLPERYSVNYEPIASALCGLLHYIIEPLYSEYGIVSSKIPRTPLAPYEGNIKPPQAHTFLELKDIALPMFFMLGASLRYDTILLCKVVRLAKAALSACGIDNPKCSAPSGNSIYYDILSLIDITILPSLSYLDCNCCIAEDIWTLLKLYPYQIRYCLYSRWKNETYSLYPDLLRKRADSEKQIKNIMKRVSKENVKPVGRLIGKLTHCSPGFLFDYVLLQIQVYNNLIAPVVDSLKYLTNLSYDVLGFCLIESLANAEKKRVKHDSTSISSWLQSLSSFSGAVYKKYSIELSGLLQFVANQLKAQKSLDLLILKEVVQKMAGVDAAEDLTMDQLNALAGGELLKSEAGYFSQIRNTKKSSLRLKEAMAENDLAVALCLLMAQQNYCVVYRETQKNSHLKLVGKLSDQCQDTLVQFGTFLGSTMSVDEYVNKLPSIQSMLTDYHIPLEVAFFLARPMFNHAINQKYDQIRKLDPGYKKMSSSIKNQKYCEAVTEVMEPVCSSLTLLHPPRVWEDVSAQFLATFWSLTMYDLYIPEEVYQQVINKTKMQAQACMESGAKSKKEQERYQTLAEKLQDEKKKQTEHVEKIFYRLKQEKDSWFLSKSVKTAKNETITRFLQLCIFPRCTFTQIDAVYCAKFVHTIHLLKTPNFSTLLFYDRLFCDVTYSITSCTENEAMRYGRFLFAMLETVMRWHRSKEVFEKECANYPGFVTKYRKNNQHADNLDNVDYENYRHVCHKWHYKLAKAMVTCLESKEYVQIRNSLIILIKIIPHFPVLIKLSQFIEKRIEKVRDEEKNNRQDLFTLSSSYLGLLKQKNSSGQMMKEADFHVPLDKEKGGKGHESRIEGANKHNGEVKDDSSKEKKSRQSSDDTRSSSKPQIISVDITGSSNNKIEKQIEEQGKEKRRSERNEEKEREKEKRRERREEKANAKDEKYEKQYSRSQDERYIEKLSPKDESRYTNEQMDRYYDDRGGGHYYRSDIRDDRDLLASGNGSIGRSQEAEPDRDSKRRKVDSSSKNSKHEERKSNSDLFPEKTEKRERSTKPKDKRDKMSEEEKEMRKERKLGRKRDRLDEVQLEMKRRREEEKASKMVSPYRGANGEMMEPSPIHIREKHHRTREISPYQRDRSHERSEPRDKHRRSSENKRR; encoded by the exons ATGGCTGGCGTGCTAAATactgaaatttggaaaaattgggaaaaatcTGGTAAACAAGAATT tattaaattttgtataccACTTTTAAAAGATGAATCAAAAAGTCCTTTGTTTAATAAACATGgtaaaacaacaaatattattagttatataaatgaattgattGATAAGGGAATACAGGGGATAATAAAAACAGATCAAGTCTCAGCAACCCTCAGGGAATTAGTG GCTCTTCACCCAGATATTCCTTCAATTATCCTTGATGTATTGAATTTAGCAGATGCTGTAACGTCGCAAATAGATCATGAGGAATCCAGAGAAAGAAGtaatttttgtacaattgtTAAAGATTGTGAAAAG TTTTTATCTGACAAATTACTTAAAGAGAGATTGGAAATAGATACCTTGCAAGAAGTAGGAGTTCTGAAGAATGgtacattttattcaaaatttatcaaagttAAAACGAAATTATA cTACAAGCaacgaaaattcaatttattccgTGAAGAATGTGAAGGGTTTTCCAAACTGGTCACAGAACTCAATAGCGAGTTCACtgaaaatacaaattcaaaAGATTTGATAGGTATAGTTCAATCTCTAATAG gttGTTTCAATTTGGATCCAAATAGAGTTCTAGATATAATATTAGAAAGTTTTGAAAACAAACCGAAAGATAGTAAAATATTCATTCCTTTGATTAATTCATATATGAATGATTCTCGAATCATAAGCGAAGTGTTATCTACCAAGTTTGGATTTTTAAGGAACAATGAACAAGAAATTCCACAATCTCTGTACATTCTTACAGCTCAGTTACTACAACACAAGATAATTCAATTGGATGACATTTATTACTGG ttgctTCCTGAAGATAAAACTATGATTGCTGATTCAGAAAAAAGTCTAAAAGATGCTAAGGAGTATGTTAGAAAACTTCAGATTATTAGCttgaataataaagaaaaagaagatgctcccgaagaaaatgataatgataGTGATAGTTATGAAGGGAATCAGAAATTGGGTCTATGTGAAGCATTATTATTGATTGGTGATTGGGAGAATGCACAGACTCTTATAAAGAGATTGCCCGAGAGATATTCAGTGAATTATGAACCAATTGCTAGTGCATTATGTGGATTATTACATTATATAATAGAACCTTTGTACAGCGA GTATGGAATTGTGAGTTCAAAAATACCAAGAACACCACTGGCACCCTATGAAGGTAACATAAAACCCCCTCAAGCACATACATTTTTGGAACTCAAAGATATAGCTCTGCCAATGTTTTTCATGTTAGGGGCTTCATTACGTTATGACACCATATTATTATGTAAAGTTGTCAGGCTTGCCAAGGCAGCTTTGTCAGCTTGCGGTATAGATAATCCCAAGTGTAGTGCACCCTCTGgaaattctatttattatgATATACTTTCATTGATTGATATCACTATACTACCGTCATTGTCGTACTTGGATTGCAATTGTTGTATAGCTGAAGATATTTGGACACTTTTAAAATTGTATCCATACCAGATTAG atACTGCTTATACTCTAGGTGGAAGAATGAAACATATTCTTTATACCCTGATTTGTTGAGAAAACGGGCGGAttcagaaaaacaaattaaaaatatcatgaaaCGAGTTAGCAAAGAAAATGTCAAGCCTGTTGGGAGACTGATAGGAAAATTGACCCACTGTTCTCCTGGTTTCTTATTTGACTATGTGTTACTACAGATTCaggtttataataatttgatagcTCCTGTAGTggattctttgaaatatttgacaaatttgtCATATGATGTGCTAGGATTTTGTCTTATCGAATCCCTGGCTAATGCTGAAAAGAAGCGAGTTAAACATGACAGTACTTCCATTTCTAGCTGGTTACAGAGCTTGTCCAGTTTTTCTGGTGCTGTCTACAAGAAGTACAGTATTGAATTGTCTGGTTTGTTGCAGTTCGTTGCTAATCAACTTAAAGCACAGAAAAG tttggaTTTACTGATTTTAAAAGAAGTAGTTCAAAAAATGGCTGGAGTAGATGCAGCTGAAGATTTGACAATGGATCAATTGAACGCTCTTGCTGGTGGTGAGTTGTTGAAATCCgag GCTGGTTATTTTAGTCAAATACGTAACACAAAAAAGTCCTCTTTGAGACTAAAAGAAGCGATGGCGGAAAATGATCTAGCAGTTGCTCTTTGTCTTTTAATGGCTCAACAAAATTATTGCGTGGTATATagagaaacacaaaaaaatagcCATTTGAAATTGGTAGGGAAGTTATCAGATCAATGTCAAGACACATTAGTTCAATTTGGAACATTTTTGGGATCAACGATGTCTGTCGATGAATATGTCAATAAACTCCCTTCAATTCAGAGTATGTTAACAGATTATCACATACCATTAGAAGTAGCCTTCTTTTTAGCAAGACCAATGTTTAATCATGCTATAAAT caAAAGTATGATCAAATCAGAAAATTAGATCCGGGGTATAAGAAGATGTCTTCatctataaaaaatcaaaaatattgtgaagCTGTAACTGAAGTAATGGAACCGGTCTGTTCATCTTTAACCCTTTTACACCCTCCTCGTGTGTGGGAAGACGTATCTGCTCAATTTTTAGCTACATTCTGGTCTCTCACCATGTATGATCTATACATTCCCGAAGAGGTATACCAACAGGTTATCAATAAAACAAAGATGCAAGCCCAGGCATGTATGGAATCAGGAGCTAAAAGCAAGAAGGAACAGGAAAGATATCAAACTTTGGCCGAAAAACTCCAAGatgaaaagaagaaacaaaCAGAACATGTCGAAAAAATCTTTTACAGACtaaaacaagaaaaagataGTTGGTTTTTGTCAAAGTCCGTTAAAACGGCAAAGAATGAGACAATAACAAGATTTCTTCAACTATGCATTTTTCCAAGATGTACTTTTACTCAGATTGATGCCGTCTATTGTGCGAAATTTGTACATACCATACATTTACTTAAAACTCCAAATTTTTCTACTCTACTGTTTTATGATAGG TTATTCTGTGATGTTACATATTCAATAACATCCTGCACAGAAAATGAAGCTATGCGATATGGTCGTTTCCTCTTTGCGATGCTAGAAACAGTAATGAGGTGGCATAGATCTAAAGAGGTTTTTGAAAAGGAATGTGCAAATTATCCTGGATTTGTaacaaaatacagaaaaaataatcaacatgCCGATAATTTGGATAACGTGGACTATGAAAATTATCGACATGTTTGTCATAAATGGCATTACAAATTAGCAAAAGCCATGGTCACCTGTCTGGAATCCAAAGAGTACGTTCAAATTAGAAATTCGTTGATAATTCTTATTAAGATCATACCGCATTTCCCAGTTTTGATCAAGTTGAGTCAGTTTATTGAGAAGAGGATAGAAAAAGTCAGAGACGAGGAGAAAAACAATCGACAAGATTTGTTCACCTTGTCTAGTAGTTATTTGGGCTTATTAAAGCAGAAGAATTCCAGCGGCCAAATGATGAAAGAAGCCGATTTTCATGTACCTCTCGACAAAGAAAAG GGAGGAAAAGGACATGAATCTAGAATTGAGGGTGCCAACAAACATAATGGTGAAGTGAAAG ATGACTCTTCGAAGGAGAAAAAGTCTAGACAGTCATCAGATGATACCAGAAGTAGTTCCAAACCTCAGATAATTTCTGTTGATATAACAGG TAGttcaaataacaaaatcgaAAAACAAATAGAAGAGCAAGGAAAGGAAAAACGCAGATCggaaagaaatgaagaaaaagaaagagaaaagGAAAAACGAAGAGAAAGAAGAGAAGAAAAAGCAAATgcaaaagatgaaaaatatgaaaagcaATACAGCAGA TCTCAAGACGAAAGATACATTGAAAAGCTTAGTCCAAAAGATGAAAGTAGATACACCAATGAGCAAATGGATAGATATTATGATGACCGAGGTGGAGGCCACTATTACAGAAGTGACATTAGGGATGACAGGGACTTGTTAGCTAGCGGTAATGGGAGCATAGGGAGAAGTCAGGAGGCGGAACCCGATAGAG ATTCAAAACGAAGAAAAGTCGACTCCTCTTCGAAG
- the LOC130442069 gene encoding THO complex subunit 2 isoform X1, with translation MAGVLNTEIWKNWEKSGKQEFIKFCIPLLKDESKSPLFNKHGKTTNIISYINELIDKGIQGIIKTDQVSATLRELVALHPDIPSIILDVLNLADAVTSQIDHEESRERSNFCTIVKDCEKFLSDKLLKERLEIDTLQEVGVLKNGTFYSKFIKVKTKLYYKQRKFNLFREECEGFSKLVTELNSEFTENTNSKDLIGIVQSLIGCFNLDPNRVLDIILESFENKPKDSKIFIPLINSYMNDSRIISEVLSTKFGFLRNNEQEIPQSLYILTAQLLQHKIIQLDDIYYWLLPEDKTMIADSEKSLKDAKEYVRKLQIISLNNKEKEDAPEENDNDSDSYEGNQKLGLCEALLLIGDWENAQTLIKRLPERYSVNYEPIASALCGLLHYIIEPLYSEYGIVSSKIPRTPLAPYEGNIKPPQAHTFLELKDIALPMFFMLGASLRYDTILLCKVVRLAKAALSACGIDNPKCSAPSGNSIYYDILSLIDITILPSLSYLDCNCCIAEDIWTLLKLYPYQIRYCLYSRWKNETYSLYPDLLRKRADSEKQIKNIMKRVSKENVKPVGRLIGKLTHCSPGFLFDYVLLQIQVYNNLIAPVVDSLKYLTNLSYDVLGFCLIESLANAEKKRVKHDSTSISSWLQSLSSFSGAVYKKYSIELSGLLQFVANQLKAQKSLDLLILKEVVQKMAGVDAAEDLTMDQLNALAGGELLKSEAGYFSQIRNTKKSSLRLKEAMAENDLAVALCLLMAQQNYCVVYRETQKNSHLKLVGKLSDQCQDTLVQFGTFLGSTMSVDEYVNKLPSIQSMLTDYHIPLEVAFFLARPMFNHAINQKYDQIRKLDPGYKKMSSSIKNQKYCEAVTEVMEPVCSSLTLLHPPRVWEDVSAQFLATFWSLTMYDLYIPEEVYQQVINKTKMQAQACMESGAKSKKEQERYQTLAEKLQDEKKKQTEHVEKIFYRLKQEKDSWFLSKSVKTAKNETITRFLQLCIFPRCTFTQIDAVYCAKFVHTIHLLKTPNFSTLLFYDRLFCDVTYSITSCTENEAMRYGRFLFAMLETVMRWHRSKEVFEKECANYPGFVTKYRKNNQHADNLDNVDYENYRHVCHKWHYKLAKAMVTCLESKEYVQIRNSLIILIKIIPHFPVLIKLSQFIEKRIEKVRDEEKNNRQDLFTLSSSYLGLLKQKNSSGQMMKEADFHVPLDKEKGGKGHESRIEGANKHNGEVKDDSSKEKKSRQSSDDTRSSSKPQIISVDITGSSSNNKIEKQIEEQGKEKRRSERNEEKEREKEKRRERREEKANAKDEKYEKQYSRSQDERYIEKLSPKDESRYTNEQMDRYYDDRGGGHYYRSDIRDDRDLLASGNGSIGRSQEAEPDRDSKRRKVDSSSKNSKHEERKSNSDLFPEKTEKRERSTKPKDKRDKMSEEEKEMRKERKLGRKRDRLDEVQLEMKRRREEEKASKMVSPYRGANGEMMEPSPIHIREKHHRTREISPYQRDRSHERSEPRDKHRRSSENKRR, from the exons ATGGCTGGCGTGCTAAATactgaaatttggaaaaattgggaaaaatcTGGTAAACAAGAATT tattaaattttgtataccACTTTTAAAAGATGAATCAAAAAGTCCTTTGTTTAATAAACATGgtaaaacaacaaatattattagttatataaatgaattgattGATAAGGGAATACAGGGGATAATAAAAACAGATCAAGTCTCAGCAACCCTCAGGGAATTAGTG GCTCTTCACCCAGATATTCCTTCAATTATCCTTGATGTATTGAATTTAGCAGATGCTGTAACGTCGCAAATAGATCATGAGGAATCCAGAGAAAGAAGtaatttttgtacaattgtTAAAGATTGTGAAAAG TTTTTATCTGACAAATTACTTAAAGAGAGATTGGAAATAGATACCTTGCAAGAAGTAGGAGTTCTGAAGAATGgtacattttattcaaaatttatcaaagttAAAACGAAATTATA cTACAAGCaacgaaaattcaatttattccgTGAAGAATGTGAAGGGTTTTCCAAACTGGTCACAGAACTCAATAGCGAGTTCACtgaaaatacaaattcaaaAGATTTGATAGGTATAGTTCAATCTCTAATAG gttGTTTCAATTTGGATCCAAATAGAGTTCTAGATATAATATTAGAAAGTTTTGAAAACAAACCGAAAGATAGTAAAATATTCATTCCTTTGATTAATTCATATATGAATGATTCTCGAATCATAAGCGAAGTGTTATCTACCAAGTTTGGATTTTTAAGGAACAATGAACAAGAAATTCCACAATCTCTGTACATTCTTACAGCTCAGTTACTACAACACAAGATAATTCAATTGGATGACATTTATTACTGG ttgctTCCTGAAGATAAAACTATGATTGCTGATTCAGAAAAAAGTCTAAAAGATGCTAAGGAGTATGTTAGAAAACTTCAGATTATTAGCttgaataataaagaaaaagaagatgctcccgaagaaaatgataatgataGTGATAGTTATGAAGGGAATCAGAAATTGGGTCTATGTGAAGCATTATTATTGATTGGTGATTGGGAGAATGCACAGACTCTTATAAAGAGATTGCCCGAGAGATATTCAGTGAATTATGAACCAATTGCTAGTGCATTATGTGGATTATTACATTATATAATAGAACCTTTGTACAGCGA GTATGGAATTGTGAGTTCAAAAATACCAAGAACACCACTGGCACCCTATGAAGGTAACATAAAACCCCCTCAAGCACATACATTTTTGGAACTCAAAGATATAGCTCTGCCAATGTTTTTCATGTTAGGGGCTTCATTACGTTATGACACCATATTATTATGTAAAGTTGTCAGGCTTGCCAAGGCAGCTTTGTCAGCTTGCGGTATAGATAATCCCAAGTGTAGTGCACCCTCTGgaaattctatttattatgATATACTTTCATTGATTGATATCACTATACTACCGTCATTGTCGTACTTGGATTGCAATTGTTGTATAGCTGAAGATATTTGGACACTTTTAAAATTGTATCCATACCAGATTAG atACTGCTTATACTCTAGGTGGAAGAATGAAACATATTCTTTATACCCTGATTTGTTGAGAAAACGGGCGGAttcagaaaaacaaattaaaaatatcatgaaaCGAGTTAGCAAAGAAAATGTCAAGCCTGTTGGGAGACTGATAGGAAAATTGACCCACTGTTCTCCTGGTTTCTTATTTGACTATGTGTTACTACAGATTCaggtttataataatttgatagcTCCTGTAGTggattctttgaaatatttgacaaatttgtCATATGATGTGCTAGGATTTTGTCTTATCGAATCCCTGGCTAATGCTGAAAAGAAGCGAGTTAAACATGACAGTACTTCCATTTCTAGCTGGTTACAGAGCTTGTCCAGTTTTTCTGGTGCTGTCTACAAGAAGTACAGTATTGAATTGTCTGGTTTGTTGCAGTTCGTTGCTAATCAACTTAAAGCACAGAAAAG tttggaTTTACTGATTTTAAAAGAAGTAGTTCAAAAAATGGCTGGAGTAGATGCAGCTGAAGATTTGACAATGGATCAATTGAACGCTCTTGCTGGTGGTGAGTTGTTGAAATCCgag GCTGGTTATTTTAGTCAAATACGTAACACAAAAAAGTCCTCTTTGAGACTAAAAGAAGCGATGGCGGAAAATGATCTAGCAGTTGCTCTTTGTCTTTTAATGGCTCAACAAAATTATTGCGTGGTATATagagaaacacaaaaaaatagcCATTTGAAATTGGTAGGGAAGTTATCAGATCAATGTCAAGACACATTAGTTCAATTTGGAACATTTTTGGGATCAACGATGTCTGTCGATGAATATGTCAATAAACTCCCTTCAATTCAGAGTATGTTAACAGATTATCACATACCATTAGAAGTAGCCTTCTTTTTAGCAAGACCAATGTTTAATCATGCTATAAAT caAAAGTATGATCAAATCAGAAAATTAGATCCGGGGTATAAGAAGATGTCTTCatctataaaaaatcaaaaatattgtgaagCTGTAACTGAAGTAATGGAACCGGTCTGTTCATCTTTAACCCTTTTACACCCTCCTCGTGTGTGGGAAGACGTATCTGCTCAATTTTTAGCTACATTCTGGTCTCTCACCATGTATGATCTATACATTCCCGAAGAGGTATACCAACAGGTTATCAATAAAACAAAGATGCAAGCCCAGGCATGTATGGAATCAGGAGCTAAAAGCAAGAAGGAACAGGAAAGATATCAAACTTTGGCCGAAAAACTCCAAGatgaaaagaagaaacaaaCAGAACATGTCGAAAAAATCTTTTACAGACtaaaacaagaaaaagataGTTGGTTTTTGTCAAAGTCCGTTAAAACGGCAAAGAATGAGACAATAACAAGATTTCTTCAACTATGCATTTTTCCAAGATGTACTTTTACTCAGATTGATGCCGTCTATTGTGCGAAATTTGTACATACCATACATTTACTTAAAACTCCAAATTTTTCTACTCTACTGTTTTATGATAGG TTATTCTGTGATGTTACATATTCAATAACATCCTGCACAGAAAATGAAGCTATGCGATATGGTCGTTTCCTCTTTGCGATGCTAGAAACAGTAATGAGGTGGCATAGATCTAAAGAGGTTTTTGAAAAGGAATGTGCAAATTATCCTGGATTTGTaacaaaatacagaaaaaataatcaacatgCCGATAATTTGGATAACGTGGACTATGAAAATTATCGACATGTTTGTCATAAATGGCATTACAAATTAGCAAAAGCCATGGTCACCTGTCTGGAATCCAAAGAGTACGTTCAAATTAGAAATTCGTTGATAATTCTTATTAAGATCATACCGCATTTCCCAGTTTTGATCAAGTTGAGTCAGTTTATTGAGAAGAGGATAGAAAAAGTCAGAGACGAGGAGAAAAACAATCGACAAGATTTGTTCACCTTGTCTAGTAGTTATTTGGGCTTATTAAAGCAGAAGAATTCCAGCGGCCAAATGATGAAAGAAGCCGATTTTCATGTACCTCTCGACAAAGAAAAG GGAGGAAAAGGACATGAATCTAGAATTGAGGGTGCCAACAAACATAATGGTGAAGTGAAAG ATGACTCTTCGAAGGAGAAAAAGTCTAGACAGTCATCAGATGATACCAGAAGTAGTTCCAAACCTCAGATAATTTCTGTTGATATAACAGG CAGTAGttcaaataacaaaatcgaAAAACAAATAGAAGAGCAAGGAAAGGAAAAACGCAGATCggaaagaaatgaagaaaaagaaagagaaaagGAAAAACGAAGAGAAAGAAGAGAAGAAAAAGCAAATgcaaaagatgaaaaatatgaaaagcaATACAGCAGA TCTCAAGACGAAAGATACATTGAAAAGCTTAGTCCAAAAGATGAAAGTAGATACACCAATGAGCAAATGGATAGATATTATGATGACCGAGGTGGAGGCCACTATTACAGAAGTGACATTAGGGATGACAGGGACTTGTTAGCTAGCGGTAATGGGAGCATAGGGAGAAGTCAGGAGGCGGAACCCGATAGAG ATTCAAAACGAAGAAAAGTCGACTCCTCTTCGAAG